A region of uncultured Anaeromusa sp. DNA encodes the following proteins:
- the hisH gene encoding imidazole glycerol phosphate synthase subunit HisH — MINIIDYGRGNLHSVQKALERLGAEVRVSSKPEDILSADKVILPGVGAFGDCMGNLERYGLVSAIREAAASGKPLLGICLGLQMLFEGSEEDPGVPGLGIFPGQVKLLEAPGLKIPHMGWNSLTWQQESILFRGLPEGSFVYFVHSYHAVPEDALLVTAVTEYGGDVTAAVGSGNVQAVQFHPEKSGTVGLQILKNFKEWQP; from the coding sequence GATTACGGTCGGGGTAATCTGCACAGTGTGCAAAAAGCCTTGGAACGGCTGGGAGCCGAGGTGCGCGTCTCGTCCAAGCCAGAAGATATCTTGAGCGCGGATAAGGTGATTTTGCCAGGGGTCGGCGCTTTTGGCGACTGTATGGGAAACCTGGAACGCTACGGCTTGGTTTCGGCTATTCGAGAAGCAGCTGCGTCCGGCAAGCCGTTATTGGGAATTTGTCTAGGCCTGCAAATGCTTTTTGAGGGTAGTGAAGAAGATCCTGGCGTGCCGGGACTGGGGATTTTCCCCGGTCAAGTTAAGCTGCTAGAGGCTCCTGGACTGAAAATCCCGCACATGGGCTGGAACAGCCTGACTTGGCAGCAGGAATCGATTTTATTTCGAGGGCTGCCGGAGGGGAGCTTCGTTTATTTCGTGCATAGCTATCATGCAGTGCCGGAAGATGCATTGCTGGTGACGGCGGTGACAGAATACGGCGGGGACGTAACGGCCGCCGTTGGCAGCGGCAATGTGCAGGCAGTGCAGTTTCATCCGGAAAAATCCGGAACCGTGGGGCTGCAGATCTTAAAAAACTTCAAGGAGTGGCAGCCATGA